ACATGTCAAGTCTGAGTCTGAAATTTCCAGTAATGGTGTAAGAACAGGGTATAGGAAGATTTAAACAGCGTGTGGATTGATGCAGTAAttaaacacaaacaaacacacttgATGCTGAGATTTGGTTCGAAGTTATCCAAAAGCTCGGATTTAAAAGTGAAATTGGGAACTGTCTGAGACAATTCCCGGGAAGGTATGGAGTGTGTGCTCTGCTCTCTCTTGATGACATTGACCCCTGTACTGAATGTAGACTCAGTTCCTGGAACTGTCTCCAGCTTTTCTCCCAATCCTTTAGACAGGCTCCTTGGACTGAGATACTTAATGTTCGCAATCATCTTGTTTATAGATATAATCTGTCTAGATTATCCCCAGTCCACCCACCCCTCATCTTCCCCACCTCCCAATCACCCGAGCACTCTTACTAGGCAGCTGGAGAACAGAATGCCCCCAGTGCCAGCTACTGGTGGGAGAATCAGAATGACATGAATAATTGGGATGGTTTTATTGAAGCATAATAAACAGTCCAGTATGGACATGGATTTTCGTTTTGAAAACAGAAACGTTGTTTGTTTTCTCAGATGCAAAGAGCTGAAAACCGAAGCAGCAGAGTTGAAGTGGACATCCTGGATCACTTCCTCTgatccaggaagaagcagagaccctgctccTACAAGCTGACGATCTATGATACTTTATTTCTGGTTGCCTTAGGTAAATATTGGCTTTTGCCGTTGCTCCACTGATGTTTGTTCTGTGAAGTATCTCTGGCTCATTTACACTGGGCCCCAATATGTTAAACCAAAATAAAACAGGAATGGTTGCAAAGACTccacaggtttggcagcatctgtgggagagaGATTATACTTCATGTTTCATGTCCAATGCCCCTCTTTCAGGACAAAATTGTTACCTCTGTTCCCTGAACTGGGAAACCTTATGTTCTTCTTCGGTTCTCTTGATGTTTGCTAAATATTCCATCTTCTCTGATCTCTCGGACAGATTTACATTTCGAGAAGGGGTGCCTTTGGTCCTCCATGGTCATTTCTTGCCCATCACCCACGGGATTTTGAGTTTTTGTCAGATTTATGCAGTGATTAGTTCAATAATTCTGGAAACTGGATATTTCACCACTCTATTGAACTGAGCTCTGAACTTGGGCAGAGTTGCCATATAAATAagggtgtttgtgcagcagcttaCATTGCGCAGCATGTACCCAACTTGTTCAAAGATTTCATAGTCATAATCATTTAAATGTTCTGGCACATCAAGGATATATAAAACATATAACAGCCACAGAAGTATGAAATTTCCAGATATACTGAAGAGTAAAATCACTGCCTTAATTCTACTCTTCATCTCGGGGTCAACCTGATTCCCTTCCTTactctgacccttcagtcccttacGGACTTGACTTGACTTAAATGAAATTCGTGCGATTGTCAGAACATTGAGGAACACAATGAAAAAGAATGGCCCCAATGGGGTTAGAGCCACAGCAAATGAGCGGAATCCAATCCAGCGAGAGTCAGTGAAGTAGCTTCGCTTATTCCTGCAATTAAATGGTATGTTCCCGATTATCTTTTTGGGCTCAAATCTAAAATACCAAGGAACATTTTTTAAGCAAAGCAGAATACTGGTTATTGAGAGAATTGCAGATGCGTTTTTCCCAGTGCAATATTTAGTTTTCAGTTTGTGGCAACAAAAGCTGACAAACCGATCGAAGGTGAATgtaacggtgaaccagacagaacagtctatGGATGAACGGATCAGAACATTGATAACACTGCACACAGcagtgatgtccaggaaacatACTGGGTAATAATAATAACGAAGTTGCCTGAGTATGACCTCACTGATAATGACCAGTAGGTCTGctgctgccatggccaccagatagcgtGCTGTGCAGGTAGCAAGGCCACACTTTCCTTGGGCTAGGATCATGATAGCCACGAAATTCACTGTCAGAAGGATAAAGGAAAAATGACTTAATATTAATGAGCACTATTTTCTGTATAAGTTTACAAGCAATCTGTATTGTTGCTACAACAGCAATAAAGATCAACCAGTCATCACAAAAAATTGTGATGCAAATTGTAAAACTGTAACTTGCCAGTTTCTAGCTTAAATAGAAACAGTCAGATGGTGCGCAGCAGATGGAATCCAGGATACCAGtcatgaaagttgccaccaaaatatgtaacatttagaAGGGTGAATTTGCACACATGCAGCAATGATTCcctgaagaacagttcaaacagCTGGATAATATGAATTGGATAACTCTGCATGATAGGGATGGACTAAAATTCGGACCACTCTTTtcttttcattcatgggatgtgggcattgctggtgagGTCAGCACCTATTACCCATTGCTAAGTGTCAAGAGACAATTCAGTTTCAATTACCCTTTggtggagtcacctgtaggccaTATCCTACCTTCTGAAAAGCGAAGTAAATCTCTACAGCGAGTCCTTGCATTAATTTATGAGGAGGAAAACAAATCATCAGAGTGCTGAAATATCAAAACTGGGCAGATTTAAGTCAATTGTCATGAAAGTGAAAAGGGGTATGAGGAAGGGAAAAAAAGTTTTTTTATGATCGGTTTGAGGGCAGATGCAGTTCAACAATAAAGGGATGATGATCCTAGGCAGTGATAATCCATGCTGTTAAAGTGTGATTTCCAGGTGGAGGTAAATGCTTCATGTACAAGCACAATGAAAGATGAGGGAGTTGGGATTGTTGTAAATCTGGTCAAGTGCAAACCCCAATCATCTGTAAATATGATGGGGAATGACAGGCCGATCCTGTTGGTTGAATCAACATTGTGGATGCACGGAGATAGAGGTAACAGAAACAAGACACCATTGCCAACCCCAGCAAAGCTGCACTAATTCTCCTCAGTTATCAACACATAACAGCCAAGAAAGTAACTGCAGTGAATTGACCCTGGATCCACAATGTGGATACCTGCAAGCTTTTGAAATTTAATAACATGCTGTTCATCATTCAGTTCAAAATGTACAGGACATTTACAAAGGGACAATGTCGAGTTAAACTGGGTGTTTAGAAGCTCGGGTGGATTCCACAGGGCACCTTTCGTAAAATAAATGGTCCAGGCATACACTGGAAATTCAGTGTTCCAGAAGATTCCTTGTGGACAGGTATCCAAATtgaaagaaactacagagagttgtgaacacaggccAGATCTtacacaaaccaaccttccatccattgactgaaTGTATATGTCTTGTTGCCGCAGAAAGCCAGCCAACACCATTAAAGgaccctcccaccccggttaaaCTCTCCTCCAATCTCTTCCGTCAGTCAGGAGATACAAAGCCATAAACACACAGAACACTATGTTCAAGACTAGCTTCGTCCCAATAGTTATTTGAATTCTGAATGAACCTCTCAACTTGTAAAcctcatgttgatcttgcttcTTGTGCACCTTCCGTGCAGCTATaactctgtatccctcactctgttcaatcacccgaTGGCCTTTATGTCTTTCCATGGAATATTCGCGGCACTGCAAGCAAAACacgttttttttcccccacaatACAGAGGTAAACGTGACAATATAATTCTAAATTATGTCAAATCAAATCAGAATTGAGAAAAAAGGTAAACGGTAGAGATGATGGAAGAGGAACCCTGTCTATTAGCAGAGCCAGTGGAATACCTTGTGAGGCAAGACCCATTACATGGTGTCTATCGCTGAACAGTGTGAAATGCCTGAGGATGGCTTGCTCAAtgttggtggtggggtgggggattgCTACAGTTTCAAAGGGACTGAAATGGCATGCTGCATCACCGGGAAAGTTGCTGAAATGGCAAAGATGCTGCAAAAGCAAAAAGATTCCTCGAAAAGTAACAGAGTTTGGGATAATTGCAGTCAGGATCATTGTTGGAGGCAATGGCTCGGGTGAAGTATTGGTCGAAAATACAATGGTCCAGCTGGGAGTTGGAGAAGGTTTGGAgacatagagatttacagcacagaaaataaAATGTACTTTGCCCGACAGAATCCATGAAACAATTGCCTCAGAATTCCCATCCAGTTTTCCAGCATTAGGTCCATAACCCTGACATTTAAAGAGTTCTATGCTATCGGGAATCTGCTTCTCCTACCCTGACAGGAAGTAAGTTCCACATTGTCCCAACACTTCTGGTGGAAAACTCAAACCCCTGCCTCTCTGTATCATTGACCTGACCACAAAGGGGAAAACATATTTCCTTCTGTGCTGTCTATGCCCCTTATAACAATATACTTGAAAATGATGCCCCCTATCAATCTCCccgctctaaggaaaacaatcccagtccatCCAATCTTCCTTCATACCCAAAATTTTACTACCTTGGAGTCTTCCAGGAAAGTCTCTACCTTCTGTCAGACAATCAAAGTATTCCAACATTCTAGCTGTAGCCTAGCCTATTTTTTATACAGTGCCCACATATTGTCCCTGCTCCTAAACTCTATGTCTCACATTTAAAAGCCAAAAAATCCCAATACCTTCTCAACCATTTCATTGACCTGTCCAACTACTTTAAGATCTTCATgtgcaccaagatccctctgattcCGTGTTTCCCAGGTTTCTACCATTCATAATGTACTCCTTGGGTTTTGAGTCCCGCCAAGTGCATCAGCTCACATTCATGGATTGAATTCCAATTTCCAACAAGTTTTGCGTTACCAGTGAACTTATCCTGGAAATCCCCTGATATGCAGAGTTCACAGCATTTCCGAGTACCACCCTTTATCTTTCATTGAACATGTGGCTCTGTAATCTCCCTAGTTCCTTCTTCAGTGCATTCCACTGCTCTGACATTGATTTATTTAAAAGTTTCTACTCTCTGTCCAATCACACCCGATCTCAATCCTACAGTTTAGAACTTTGATGTCCCCCTCATCCTTGTCTTTTTCCATGTTAATCTTGAGTTATGATTACTGCCGGCAAAATGCTTCCTCACTGAGAGGTCAGCCCAGCTTCATTACCGAAAAATAAATCCAGGATCACTGTCAAAGTGGGGGGAAGGTAAAGGAACAGTCTGGGATTAGCCAGGTGAAGCTATAAACTGTGTTGTAggaaagaaagatttaaaaaccaTCCAGTTTATCCAGCAGACAGCAACAGAAGGATAAGCGGTTACAACAGCTGTCAATTGTTCCAGAATCAGAGGTAAAGTAGGAATACCCAGGATAAGAGACAGATTGTGGGATGGGGGAGCTATACCAATCAGAATGGCAGAGAACTGAAATCcaataaatattatccaactgGAACATTCGGGGGgaagccatgggaaattgttcaGGGTCATTTGACAGAAAGTGATTTGTTCTCTCAGTGAGAATGCGTCGTGCCCACTGTGGGTTTAAGGAATGCTTAAGTTTATTGTATATTTTACAGTCGAGTTGATAGCCACGGTCAGAAAGGAAAGTCAGTGTGTAGCTCTGTACTCATTCAAAACAAAAACTATTTGCAGGTGGGATACGGGAAGCGGAATGAAGAATGTCATGAAAAATCCAATGTTTAACAAGTTCGAGGGAACTGGGTATTTATTTTTAATTCTATTTCGATGCGATATTTTGGAATCTGAGAATGTACTCCTGACCGTTGCCCTTGTCTGTCCTCGTAGGGACACCCTCCATCCACAAACAGCAGGCCCCACTGCAGGTGACAGCTTTGAACCGAGACATGGATGGAAcgagctgtgagaggaagtggtgatggtgggtaaaattaaaacatttaaaaggcttgggtatatgaacaggaaggatttggaaggatatgggccaaatgttggcaaatgggacgaggttaATTCGCgatatctggtcaggatggaggagttgacaaaggggccgtttctgtgctgcatgattcTATAAGAAGAAAATTATTCCACAAATCTCCATCACTCCCATAATTGGAAAGGTCAATCTGTGCTCCTCAACAGTTACCCAAGCCGACAGTGGATTCTGAACATTCAACAGTCAGAGCTAACAGAATCTGAAAGCCACACGGTGTAAAGGAGATGAACCAGCTCAAACCCCTTTTACTGTAGTGCTTCCTAAAGTAGGGAGGAGGAAATGTGCTGCTATCAAtacaactgcacacacacagatacacgcaggaATGTGGGAACACTGGGTTTATGAGATCCACTGCACTGACTGACCAGGATCCATTGCAGTTCTATACTTGCTGCCATTTCCAATAACTCCTTCCCTGAAGGTAGCCTCCAGTCTAAGGTGCGACTCAGgagagatgaaaatgtgttgctggaaaaacgcagcgagtcaggcagcatcccaggagcaggggaatcgagcatgagcccttcttcagtaaaaCCAGGAgagatgtcatccacaaattgtAAATAATCATAaatacttaccaggaacaccaatgatgGCAAGAACCATGTAGAAAACTTTCCTGGCTAATTGAATTGGCCGATGCATTTTCAGTGTAGAGTGGCAATCCTTTATTCTTGCACATAAAAATGTAAGCATTAAACTCTGCGGTGTTAGATTCTCCGCATGTTTCCATTATATTCTGTGTGGTCTCCACTGGGAGATTGGTGTTGCCGCTCTGATGATCACAACTTTATCATTCCCAGTTGGTAGAAGATGTTTCTCACTGAAATTAGATTGTGACAGGGAAGGGATGGCCTCATCGAAGGAAGAATCATAATTGGAAAACTGTGTTAATTGTTGTTGGATGCATTCCTCCAATTTGTCAACTCTCTGGAGACAGTATTTAATCAATCTGCTCAGAGATGTAACACTGCACCTATGGAAAAGACAGAACTTGAAACCAGGGCTAGCGGATCAGAGCTAGGGACACTGCCCCTTTAAAGTCCATTCACTGTACATCATGGAGCTCTGTACCAATGCATATA
Above is a window of Chiloscyllium punctatum isolate Juve2018m chromosome 24, sChiPun1.3, whole genome shotgun sequence DNA encoding:
- the LOC140494851 gene encoding probable G-protein coupled receptor 139; amino-acid sequence: MHRPIQLARKVFYMVLAIIGVPVNFVAIMILAQGKCGLATCTARYLVAMAAADLLVIISEVILRQLRYYYYPVCFLDITAVCSVINVLIRSSIDCSVWFTVTFTFDRFEPKKIIGNIPFNCRNKRSYFTDSRWIGFRSFAVALTPLGPFFFIVFLNVLTIARISFKSSQVRKGLKGQSKEGNQVDPEMKSRIKAVILLFSISGNFILLWLLYVLYILDVPEHLNDYDYEIFEQVGYMLRNVSCCTNTLIYMATLPKFRAQFNRVVKYPVSRIIELITA